In one Sphingobium sp. TKS genomic region, the following are encoded:
- a CDS encoding single-stranded DNA-binding protein, which yields MINFAKFEIIGRIGEIDARPKFTLLSVCANYRRKGDDNEWQEDSHWNRVSVFSEGQRKHIADRAQVGDLVRIAGRLKDNSYERDGATHYTTDRIVEEFGILAPKGMPG from the coding sequence ATGATCAACTTCGCCAAGTTCGAGATCATCGGCCGGATCGGGGAAATCGACGCGCGGCCGAAATTCACCCTGCTGTCGGTCTGCGCGAATTATCGCCGCAAGGGTGACGATAACGAATGGCAGGAAGACAGCCACTGGAACCGCGTGAGCGTCTTCAGCGAAGGCCAGCGAAAACATATCGCCGACCGGGCTCAAGTCGGGGATCTCGTGCGCATAGCCGGACGGCTCAAGGACAACTCCTATGAACGCGACGGCGCGACGCACTACACAACCGATCGCATCGTCGAGGAATTCGGGATCCTGGCACCCAAAGGCATGCCGGGGTGA